Below is a window of Sceloporus undulatus isolate JIND9_A2432 ecotype Alabama chromosome 9, SceUnd_v1.1, whole genome shotgun sequence DNA.
agacagccatccatctgcagtgcagtggagtctccttccttggaggtcttcaagcagaggctggatggccatctgtcaatggcggtgctttgattgtgatgtcctgcatggcaggagaaggGGCTTGGACCAGATCAGGGCCCttctgggggtctcttccaactctatggttctatgaaatcCCAACAGcgtattatttattataagacTTTGAATCGgtaactatttaaaaataattataaataaaaatcttgTCTCTTGAGGGCTTTGAAAACTTTGGGTTTTCTTGAGATACTGCAGtttttcccagaatcccctgcagCAGCCATGCCATGATTGTGgagcaggggattctgggaaacacCGGAGTGGCCGAAAGTTAGTTTTCCCTGATCTCTAAGCGAGGAAACCTTTCAAGACTGGGCCTCTCTGCTTCTATACACTTTAGTCTTATCtatttatatgtgtatatttgtgtgtctgtgtgcatatatatatgtgtgtgtgtgtgtataataaagaTAGAACAAAGTGTATAAAGTACAGAGTTTGTGTGAATGTTTATGtgctatatacacacacacatacatatatacatatagactAAGCATGGAATAAATTGTATAAAGCACTGTATAGGggcagactgtgtgtgtgtgtgtgtgtatagtactTTTATAAACCTCAATGTAGACAcagatgtctctctctctctctaatctggTTTTGAGCCCATTTTCTGGACGGGGCTTTTCTGGGCCTCGAAAGATGTGAGTtggtggatctcctccagcagatcgttccagatttttggagcggcagcagcaaaggtcctctgggaggtagttactagtctagttctctgtgactgtagtaggttcttccctgaggacctgagagtgcagcaGGAAgggttatatgggaggaggccttccctcaggtaagctggacccaggcatgcagggctttataggtaatgaccaacacctgatactgtgcctggaagctaataggcagccagtgaagggattttaagaTAAGTGTGATAGAATTAGACTTagaactcccagtcaccaatctggctgccatgttttggaccagttgcagcttctgaatgtggcataagggttgccccatgtagagcgcattgcggaaatcgagacgagaggtgaCCAGTGAGTGTACagccgtttctaggttttcctgttccaggaagggtcatagctggtgaatcagccgaagctgataacaggcactcctggccgtcgcatccacctgagaggacagctgaagcgatgagtccaggagcacccccaagctatggACACAGTCATTTAGGGGAAGTCTGACCCCATTCacaactggagagcttatcaccattcccggattgggattgcctatagcgagtaccgcCGTTTTATTTcaattcagtttaagtctattttccctcatccaatccattacagtactgacctcagacagtcattcagaggagagatgccatccttggtcccTGAAGCAGttcgagacatggagaaacaaatttgggtgtcttcagcatactgataacaccccgccctatgtctccggatgatctcacccagcggcttcatgtaaatgttgaagagcataGGCGACAGTATCACACCCCGAGGGACACCCGATCTGAGCTGtcgccaagtgacaccatctggaaccttcctgagagataggaccggaaccactgcaaagcagtgcccccgattcccaaccccctcaggcattccagaaggatgccatggtcgatggtatcaaaggccactgagaggtccaagagcgcCAACACGGCCacacttcccccgtcgatgcccagatggagatcatcaaccaaggcgaccagggcagtctccactccgcatcctgacctgaagccagtttgaaatggatcaagataatcggtgtcatccaagactggtTGGAGCTGGTTGGCAAgggccctctcaatcaccttacccaaaaatggtagaagGGATACCGGCCGATAATTGGATCTTTCTAGGGAGTCAAGGGAAGGCCTTTTAAGAATTGGTTTAACAACAGCCAGTTTAGTGGAAAACAGTCTTCTCTGAGTCCTAGTGgcctcccctccctggatggccagccatgaagggcaggggtcaagagggcaaggGGTCTTTTTGACCtttccaagcagcttgtctacatcatcggtactcagagactgaaattgatccaacTGAACCTCATTAATGGAGTCGCTGGAGACCTCGCTTGTTGTTTCTATGCTAAGGCTGGTGTCTAAGtcggcccttatccgagagatgtTATCTGCACAAAAGTCATTGAAAGAGTCACAGGAGGCCTCCGTGGGTTGGAGTAACGGGTTCGAGGTGGAAGGAGTCTGAGTTAAGTTCTTAACCACCTTGGAAAGCTCTGctggacgcttgggagcaattgttAAATAAATTCGGACTTCGAAAGCAACGGAGAAGGAGACTGACCACCATCATCCCCAGGAGATGGCACTCAAAATGGTGACCCATCCAGGGTGGGGGGGGCATGGCTTTAACCACTGAACTCTGATGGAATTAACAGCCCTTGGTCTTTTTGGGAGCCCCCAGGGGGCTTCCCTTCTCTGGGTTGGGGCCACACTGGCAGCCAAGGCTCCTTTCTGGAAATCCCCATCATCCGCCAGCAGGGCCAGGGCTATTTGGGTTGGTCAGGGATGGTGTGAATGGTAGCCCCCCAGAATTAAGAAGCACTCCCATTCCCACCATCCCCTTTGGCCCCCTTCGCCCTCAAGCTCTGAAACTCCCCAGCATCCTCGAGGCCTCCAGGGACGATGGGAATCGTAGTCCAAAGGGCACTCGCCATCCATCTGTCCAGCGGGAGGAAAGGAAACGGAGAACAACGGCAACATAAACAGGGTTGTgctttctgtgtgtgtctctctctctgcgtAGATTCAAGACTGTCTCCTCCGAATCCCAGGCCCAGGGTCTCCCCGGATTTGGTTCATGGAtgctctcaagtcccattaaatagaatgacagACAAAATGGAAGACCAAGGATTGGTATTTGACATTTATAGTGTTTTTGAACgttttataatatataattataaatttaaaaaacctaatattaaatttaaaaatgatgaaaattgaaagcaacaaaaaaaccgaaatgtaaaatttatttatttattttaaatgttttttaaattttcttccgCTGTTTCTACTGTTTAATTTTtgtctcttttcctcttccctttcaaTTAAATACGAATCTTTCTCAAAGGGTTTTCAACTGAAATgataaaatagaatgaaattagagaaagaaaaattttaaaggaataaaagtgaaatgaaatcaaataaaaaatacagaaataaaaatagctAAGAATTAAAACAAAGTGAAACCTGAGaaataagttaataataataataataattaaaaatactgaggattgaaagtaacaaaaaataaaatgtcaattataagctttaaaaatgcaaaacaacttCTTTGAAGAcgaaaaatgttttttaaaaaggctgtagCCTCGCCATGGAGCCGCTCTAGGCGTCCGCCTCTCTGTGGTAGGCCCTCTGAGACGAACTCCTAGATCGTCGCCATGGGGATGCTCTAGCCTTGCGCGTCTCTGTGGTAGGCCCTGTGAAACGAATTCCTAGAGCGCCTCCTTGGCGACGATCTAGCAATTCGTCTCAGAGGGTATATCACGGAATCGCGCAGGGCTAGAGCGTCTCCATGGCGACGCTCTAGAAAACCATTTTAGAGGGCCAGCCCTGAGAGCGAGGATGACTAGAGCGTCCGCCTGGTGACATTCTAGGAGTTCATCTTAGAGGGCCAACCACAGAGTCGAGAAAGGGTAGGGCGTCACAAAGATACGTTCTAGGAATTGCGCCTTGGAGGGCCGGCCGAGAGCTAGAGAGTCGCGTTAGTCCAGCCCGTTTCTCCCTCCCCCGGAAACATGAACCGCCGCCAGAGTACCGCGTCTTCGCAGGGGACCAAAGTCCTTCCCGTTCTTCCGTCCCCCGGAAACATGGGCGCTGCGAAATGGTGGGCCTTTCTAGAGAGAGCTACTCGCTGCTGCTCCAGGAGGACAAAGGAAAGCGGCTCTTGGGAGGCGTAGGGAGCAGCGGGGGAGGGCCGGCCCTCCGAGTCGGAGGCCCACAGCGTCGCACCGGGAATGACGGATGCTTTAGGAAAGGCCCCGCCCCCTCTCTCGCCACACCCACGCCGCCTCCTGACGTCACCACGCCCCTCCCTTCGAccggaaggaaggcaggaagggccACAAGGAAATGGCGGCTTTGGCTTGGGCTCcggggggcctcctcctcctcctcctcccggccctCGCCCTCtgcgtggcggcggcggcagagaaCGGTGAGGCGGGTCCGGGGCCCGggcttcccctccttcccttccctcccggGGCCCctgctctttcccttccctccggACTAAGGCTCCTCCGCGGGGCAGGCCTTCCTGGGGCTCAGCCTCGGAGAGGCCGGGGCTTGGGCCTAGGCtggcagctccccccccccctcctcctcctcgggggcCTCCAGGcgccccttctctttctttgcccGGAGGCCTCCCTTTCCCACTTTGGGAAGCGCTGCTCTAAATGGAGAATGGCTTTGACGCTGCGTTCCATaagaatgtctgtctgtctgtcctttCTCCATGCAGAGACCAGCGAAGGCCTCCCCTCGGAGCCTGCGCCAGGGACCCTTCCTCCCTCGCCCTCCGTCTCTCCCTCGGACGCAGCAGAGGGtggccctcctccttcttccccgaAAGCAGGCCTCCCTTTTGCCTCTGGGCCGAGCAGTGCGGCAGCGGCTCCTGAGCCTCCCTCCGCGGCGCCTGAGACGCCCAGCGCCAATCCGGAGACGGATATTGATGTCTCTGACGACACCGATGTTGACAGAGATGACGTTACGGACAAATACTTAATGGCTAGTTCCCCGCCGGCGCCAAAGGAAACAATAGAGGTGGATGAGTATGATGAGTTTGGGGTTCCCGATGACGACCCTCAGGACAATGACCCTCAGGATGACCTTCAAGACGACCCTCAGGGTGACCAAGGGGCCTCAAGGGCCGCAGGCGATCTGGAGGATGTGCGCAGCTTCCAAAGCAAGGAGCCCTTTGCCGACGAGACGAAGGACGCGGCCTCAGTCTCAGGGCTGGAGGAGGACAGccatttcttttttcacctcGTCGTTGTGGCCTTCTTAGTTGCCGTGGCTTACATCACGTATCACAACAAGCGGAAGGTAAGCTGGGCTCCTTGTCAGCCTCAGAGGTGTTCGGAGTTTGCTGAGATTGCAAGGTGGCATTTGCGCTCTCTTTCTCTACTTGCGCACGTCCTCACTTTGTATTCTTCTGGGTTCTTAAAGGTAAGGACTAGGCAGAGATAAATGCAGCGCATTACAAAATGCAAGTCTGTAAAACTTATAAAGTTCAGATTAGTTCTAACGTTTAATACTAAGATCATTGATCAAGCCCCTGGAGGCTCTTGAATCACTTGCGCATGGATGCAGTAGTTAACAGGGACTCGGCAGTCAGCCAGCCTCTCGAATGCGCTTTCGTTTGGTCCAGAGGTCCCATGGCTCTGTGGGTTTTGGCAGGCGATGGCCATAGTGGAGTAGGGGGCCCTGGATCTCTTTGAACAGGACAGTGGTGCGCTTCTAAGGTCACCCTGCACTGATGCTCACAGAACGACAGCCACTGACCTGCACTAGTGCCCACTTTCCTACACATCTTTTCAGTTCCTTTGCATAGGGATGCAGTGTACTCCCCTCTCCAGTGAGAGCTGTGCACAATGGGGGTCTTGCTGACACGCGTCTGGCATGCATCAGGCCCTGAATCCCATGTGTTACGGCTGCTGCTGCGGAAAGTGGACAGGAACTGGCTGGGCTGCTTTCCCTCCCAGGCCTTGGAgtggcccaaaccctggttccaGCATGTTTCCCAGCCTCCCTgagctgtttcttttttttgggggggaatcaCAGGGGGCTGCATGGAGGGGCAGCACTAGGCCTTTCTGCTCCTGCCTTGGCTCTGAGCTCATGGTGCTGCCTCTATTTCTCCTGTGTCCTCTTCCCTGGCTCTTTCCGCTGGCAATTAAATCTTCTGGCAGTGAATGAAGACAAGCAATGGTCATGACATGCTGCGTGTTTGGAAAAGAAAGCCTACAATGCTCAGAAGTCTTTTATTACTCCTTGATGGCTCATCAGCACTTTGAATGGGAAGTAAATGCTTCCCTTATTGTAAGTGTTTTTGTCGCCAGGGTCCTCCTGAGTCACTCAATGTCCTTTTCTTCACAGATCGTCTTGTTGGTTCAGAGCAGAAGATGGCGAGATGGGCTTTGCTCCAGAACGGTTGGCTATCATCGCTTAGATCAAAATGTCAACGAGGCAATGCCTTCATTAAAAATGACTGATGACTATGTTTTTTAAGCACTGCGTGATCCCAGTTTGCCTGACTGTTAATTTTCTTTGCCTTGTTTTTGGAACATTGTCTGGGCGTTTGCCACAAGCAGTGAGCGCACAGCGGTTGTTGCTCTTGCCGCCTTCCCATTCTCTGAGCCACAGGCCCTTCAGGGCCTCCATCTGGGCCAGTATTTGGCAGCCTGGGCTGGTGGGATGCCTCCTTTCTGAGCCTCCCTGGTGAGCCATGGTCCTTTCACGCCAACCCCAGCCCTGCCATTTTCATTCCCTCCCTTGCCGCCTTGTCTTCTGCCTGGAGCAGTTGCCAATGCTGGCGTAGGGCACCCCCAAAGGATAATCAGTGCTCAAGGGCCGAGTGAAGCTGGTGCCAGTGTGGTGACTCCCCTTTGAGACCGTGCCTCTGGCCTGCTTTCCCCAGACAAACCCACTGGGACGAAGCTGGGCTCCTTCTGGCCAATGCAGAACAGTCATGCTAATCTCAGATGCTCAGTCTTTGCACAGACAGGCATCTCCAGAAATGTTTTCTTCCCAACTTGGGAATCTTCCCGTTTTCCTGCACATTTCACAAATATACCAGTGATTCTGGGTGAGATTTTCTGGGATGTTTTGTTTGCCTACGAaataatatcttttaaaaaccccaaattgTGGTAAACTTTTTCAGGCCGGAAGCAAaggtgcaaaacaaacaaacagaatctGCACTTGCTTTGCCATTTTTACTTGGGGCTGTCGAAGTATTATATATATGTTACAAATGTTGAATGCGTTCAGACTTTGGGAATGGATCTAATAGTGTCTTACGTTTCACCAAAGCAGATGGTGTCGGGATGGGGCCTCTCCCCTGCTCCAAAAAAGCTTGCTTCGGAGGGAGCTGGGGGAGCCTGAGGGGCTCCATTGGGGTCTGGCCAAGGCAGTTCGCCACCAGAATGGAATGACCCAGATGCCCGCCTTGGAGCCTGTAAATAATGAACCCAATGGATTGCTTTATAATCAAGTATTGCAGTATACTTGTCCCTCcctattcgctagggttaggggcacaagacccccatgaatatggaagcattgcaaataacaaaaacaccatgtgtTTACCtaagaagacacctctctagggaacCTCTGTgtcttccagggcaactctgtggtcaacatccgacagacactgaccacagaactgcaacagaggagctacaaaggcctaggaatTTCTAGGCCTCTCAGTAAAACgtttagttaaggttgaccatagagttgcactggaggacctagatattcctagagagaacgtgtTGATCAAAGCCATGAATAATCCGATCTGCAAATAGGGAGGGATGAGCGTATTCCGAAAGCGCCCGGCCTCCTGGCATTGGAAGAGCTGCAGTGGCCAAGATGTTTCCTTCGAAGGTGCGTCCGCTCAGCCTTATGACTTCCTACAAGTCATATTCTCCCAAGTAAGAAAGTGGAGAATAGACAGAACCTTCTTTGCATTAATTTTTTAATCATATTTCAACTTGTATTACTTTAATAAGATTTTTCAAATAAACTGTACTGTTGTAATTGTAGCCTGAGTCGTATATTTCCCTCAAAGAGGGGACTTTTCTTGGTGGGGATCATACGAAGCAACAATTCAGAATTGCATTTGGCCAATTGCAGGGGAAACTACAGAGCCCTCGGCATCCTCTCTGCTTTGTCAGATGAACGGTGCAGCTTCTTCTTctccgtctcctcctcctcctccttctggatcAGGAACAGCATCAGGTAACAGCTGCTTGAAGGTCTCGCAGCCATCGTCTTTAATGTATGGCTCTTCATTGCCCAAAAACATGGTCACTTCTAGCCTGCACTCCAGTTTCTACACAGAGGCAAAAGGGGAGACAGGAACGTTTGACGGGGCGATTCCTCAGACTGGCACATGGCACCAGCGGGGAAGAGGAACCCttaagtcacacacacaccccaagcggGAAAGAACCAAGCCCCTTCCGTGCAGACGCACATCCCTGGGCCCTCGCCCCTGtattgcctcctcctcccccaaggACTAAAATTGGGGCTCCTGCCCTTGCTCAGGCCAGCCGTGGAGACCTGGCAGCCAGGAAGCCAAGACAGCAGGAGATGCCCACGCCAGCAGTCTGCCACGTCTGCTGCGCTGGGTGGACACTTGTGCACATGCATCCACCTTGTTGGCATCTGTAGCGGGGGAAGCATCCCTCCCACCCCCAGCTGTCCATCCTTGCTTACCGGTGCGTCAGGGGCGACCTTGCAGTCCTTGGAGTCCCACTTTGCCTGGCCTTCGGGGCATTTGGCTTCCACCAGCACCACGTTCACATGGTAAGTGCGTCCGAACACAGTCTGGAAAGAGAGGTCCCTCTCACCACCGGGGGCCTTTCCTGGGCCTTGCTGGCCAGGGCAGCCCCCTCCATCCCTCTCTGGGCCATGGGCTGCCCTCAGCCCTAGCGAAGGCGGCTCAGTTCACCTACTCAGCCGCCCTCTTCCCCGCTTTGCTGCCTTACCTCCAGCATGATGTGCGTTGGCACCCCTGGCGCCCGGGAGTAGGTCGTGTTGTGCTTCTCGTTCAAGTGGTCCATGGCCATTTGCAGCACTTTCACAGCCTGGCGGTAGAGCATGGCTCCTTGCTTTGGCCACATGAGGCTGGCCAAGCGGGAGGCGGACATCGGGGACCGGAAGTTGACCCATCCTTGGGCCGGCTGCCCCaggagcagcaccagcagcactgGGAGGCCCCCCAAGGCCCAAAGGCAGTGGCAGCGGTGGCCCGGCTGGGAAAGCGCCatcttctctggagcaggaggCGGTGTGGCAGCCGTGGCCCAGGCCCCTCTGATATAGGGAAGGAGCCCCTCCCCGCGGGGGCATGCCCCACCTGCCCATCTGCCAGCCTGGCAGGGAAAGCAGGGCCACAAGGTCCTCCTCCCGCGCCACTTTTGTCTCCGCAGGGAAAGGAACATGTGAAGGTCAGTGCGCTTTGGGACGGAGCGGGCTTCCTCCAGGCCCTTCCACTTGGGGCCAAACTGCACCCAGGGCACCTAGAAGGGCTGGGCAGAAGGAAGGGTCTCCCTGGCCCTCAGTCGCCAGGAGCCCTTAAAGCAAGCTCCCTCTGCGGCCGAATCTCCTCCTTTGAAGCAGGCCTTAAACAGGCGCAGCCCCTGCAGCCAAAGGCAGGAGAGGGTCTTCCGGGGAGGGGCCCCTGGGCGCCATGCCCTTCGAGGGGGGCTCTGCCAGGACCCTCCCCTGGCATCCCCTGGGCTTTTGGGGCAGCCCtggcccttcccttcctccctggcGCCAAGGGCCCAAAGGGGCAGAGGCTGTCTGGGGCCAGAGGGAGCCCTGTGCCCCGgggacttcctcctcctcctccggcagAAGCGCAGCCTCGAGGGTCTCTGGAGGCCGGGGGCCCTTCTGCTCTTGGCTCGGGCTCTCCAttggcagcagcagtagcagcagcaataggcctccctccctccctctgccctccccGGAAGCGGCGCTGCTGCCAAAGAAAGCCTCCTGGGGAGGGAGCGCGGTCCAAGGTAAACCCTCCGAAAGGTCAGCCTCCGATCATGAGGCAGAAAGGGCGCCTCTATCTGCCCTCTTCACTGCCGCCTTTGTCTCGGGAACCCTTCCCTTGCTTCCGCCTCAAGGGAGCCTTTGTTATGATCCCGCAGGAAGGGCCTTTTCCCAGCCTGACTCAGCCGCCTGGCTGGCTCTCCCAGAGGGACTCAGCTCTCCGCCTCCTCCGGCCCTTCCGCTTCCTCGGAGGCTCCGCCGGAGAGAGCGCTCTCGGCCAGGAAGCCCCGGCGACCggggagggagagaggccagCGGAGCCCCTCGCAACGCCACTGGCCCCGCCCCCTCCAGGCAGCCACTCCCACCCACCACCTTCCCGCGTCACGTGCCGGGGGCCTGACCCGGAAGGGGCTTCCATCTACCTCCCTTCCGGGCGGAGACTTCCGGGAGGCAGCGGTGGGGAGGCGGGGCCGCGGGAGCCGCCGCGCTGATTGGATGCTCAGGGCGGAAGGGGCTGGGGAGTCCTTTGGGGTCCCAGCGAACTCtccgctcgctctctctctctctctggggcccAGAAGGCCAAGGAAGCCTGGGGCCCTTCCTCCGCCCTCCAAGGCCGCCTCCTCTGCCCAGGGCCCTGCCGCGCCCCTCGGGGCCACTGGGGAAATAAACCACGACGCCTCAGGCTCCTATCGGTCCAAGCGGGTCTCGCTTCGGATTCCAGGGTCTGCGCATCCTCCCCCATAAAAGCAATTGGTCCTTGGCGGAAAAGGGCGACCAGAGGCAGCCCTCTGCGGCGGGGGTTTCCCAGCTGCAAGACTCGCATCTTTTGGGGGAGGACGAGGCTTCTCCAGGGCTCCCTCCTCAGACCTGGCTCCAAAGGAAGGCTGCAGGCAGAGATCAAGAGAGGGCCCCAAGGCAGGAGGCTGAGCCAACATCCatcaactgccatctgccggcctgagagggagttggccaggcaaatccagctccatcaggactagcctggaagaaggaagagccctccctccaatctctctgccttggtccaggcctccgagggagagaagaaccactggacctcatcccctttcccttctccttttgtgtcctgtcttttagattgtcagcctgagggcagggaactgtctggttaaaaataatatcataagccgccctgagagccattagggctgaagggagagGTATCAATacctcaatcaatcaatcaataaacatCCATACAAAGACAACAGGAGGCAGAGAGGCTGAGGCCGAGGCTGCTTTCATTTCACTTTGTCCCTTCGGTGGGCCCTGCTTTCACCCAGAAGTCTCTCTGACATGATCCCTGGGTCCCTCGGAGGCAGTCTGTCTTCCTCTGGCTCTGCCTGGCTCATTTCTCTCTCACAGGGAAACTGTTGCTCCGTGTCTTTGCTTTGCTCCCTCACCAGAGGAATGGGAGAAGGGGGTCCGCCACGTTCCCTTCCCCTCCCACTCTTGGTGAACAACCCTGTAAACAACACACAGTCGCTTTGTCCATCGCAAAAAGGAGGGAGGGTTTGCACTTGGTTCCACACACAGCGCAAGGCAGGCATCCCCGCCAGCCTGGCGTTTGGAACTGAAATGGAGAGCAAAGGGGAGATGAAAGAGGCTAGGAATTTGGGGATGGGAGGGCCTtttctcaaaccccccccccccagcataaggCTATGTAAAACATgagattattggggggggggggcaagaaagGCAAAGAAGAGAAAAGGTGTGTGTTTGCAGGGAAGGGGTGCCAGGTAAGTGCAGCGAAACAAGACAAAGGGGGTGCGGAGGAGGAGGGTTGTTTGCCACGCTGGTCTCGCAGGCCCAGGAAGAGTGTGCGCGtgtgcgcgggggggggggggcaaggccaCTGGGGAGGAGTGGGGGGCAGCGTTGGGCAAAGGTCCCTTCCCAGGCGGGTCCCTTCcctccaaccctccctccctcctgagtGCCAGAGAGGGCAGGGTGGCTTCTGCCATGGGAAGAAGAGCCAACGCGTAGCT
It encodes the following:
- the LOC121915873 gene encoding uncharacterized protein LOC121915873 — protein: MFLSLRRQKWRGRRTLWPCFPCQAGRWAGGACPRGEGLLPYIRGAWATAATPPPAPEKMALSQPGHRCHCLWALGGLPVLLVLLLGQPAQGWVNFRSPMSASRLASLMWPKQGAMLYRQAVKVLQMAMDHLNEKHNTTYSRAPGVPTHIMLETVFGRTYHVNVVLVEAKCPEGQAKWDSKDCKVAPDAPKLECRLEVTMFLGNEEPYIKDDGCETFKQLLPDAVPDPEGGGGGDGEEEAAPFI
- the C9H5orf15 gene encoding keratinocyte-associated transmembrane protein 2 is translated as MAALAWAPGGLLLLLLPALALCVAAAAENETSEGLPSEPAPGTLPPSPSVSPSDAAEGGPPPSSPKAGLPFASGPSSAAAAPEPPSAAPETPSANPETDIDVSDDTDVDRDDVTDKYLMASSPPAPKETIEVDEYDEFGVPDDDPQDNDPQDDLQDDPQGDQGASRAAGDLEDVRSFQSKEPFADETKDAASVSGLEEDSHFFFHLVVVAFLVAVAYITYHNKRKIVLLVQSRRWRDGLCSRTVGYHRLDQNVNEAMPSLKMTDDYVF